In one window of Methanoregula sp. DNA:
- a CDS encoding potassium channel protein, with amino-acid sequence MAQPKRGRIWRVIRNSPGIQISIYFFAFAMLIALYTYIFHTVYPVLENKPLSWPQALLFVVESMTTVGFGWLLPFSNDLTMFLTIQIMLSGVIMIFVVIPLLLAPYLTALLAPAPPRKTPHVLSGHTVVMGYDELTRSVIDSLTISEHDIVIIEQDKAIALEIATHYRKRAYVVWGDYTDPSTWAAAHIDKAKYIVICKDERQTASIVLGIRERVKGKIISVVDKLSFERYLRYAGADYVLSPKHATGRILARHAVLNPSGDAEPEIPGLDRININLEHTAEQELRLINIPVVSGCRAAFRPLSALQLFERFGIIVPFLWKAGKFVPEPTHDIIVDNTTSLFLFGRAESIVTAIREEFNADGCSDAFAVIAGYGDVGAGAYQELHASGVTCIVVDSKQHAVEQVIGNAEDESVLKKARIEEARFCIVALNDDDVNIFTTLMTRNLNPDIRILARANEPATVEKLYRAGADYVALLPMIGGQTIARIILADSATILLELPNSDLVILKHANKSYSKPLKWFTRKTGVRIIGIESQSRSIIAPEAEEIILEGDALIAVGDTEQLKKFIHLV; translated from the coding sequence ATGGCACAGCCTAAACGAGGGCGGATATGGCGGGTGATCAGGAATTCGCCGGGTATCCAGATATCCATTTATTTTTTTGCGTTTGCCATGCTCATCGCCCTCTATACGTACATCTTCCACACGGTATATCCGGTGCTTGAGAACAAACCGCTCTCATGGCCTCAGGCGCTGCTGTTTGTGGTCGAATCGATGACAACGGTGGGATTCGGCTGGCTGCTCCCGTTTTCCAATGATCTTACGATGTTCCTGACAATCCAGATTATGTTGTCAGGGGTGATCATGATCTTCGTCGTTATCCCGCTTCTTCTCGCCCCGTATCTTACCGCCCTCCTTGCACCCGCCCCCCCACGAAAAACCCCGCATGTGCTGTCAGGGCATACCGTTGTGATGGGATATGATGAGCTCACCCGTTCGGTTATTGACAGCCTCACGATCTCAGAACACGATATCGTGATCATTGAACAGGACAAGGCAATCGCTCTTGAGATTGCCACGCATTACCGGAAACGTGCCTACGTTGTCTGGGGGGATTATACCGATCCCTCAACATGGGCGGCTGCACACATCGATAAGGCAAAGTATATCGTAATCTGCAAAGATGAACGGCAGACCGCTAGTATTGTCCTCGGCATTCGTGAACGGGTGAAAGGAAAGATCATTTCCGTTGTGGACAAGCTCTCCTTTGAACGATATCTCCGGTATGCAGGAGCGGATTACGTACTGTCCCCCAAACACGCAACCGGGAGGATCCTAGCACGCCATGCCGTCCTCAACCCGAGCGGGGATGCAGAGCCGGAAATTCCCGGGCTGGACAGGATCAACATCAATCTCGAGCACACAGCAGAACAGGAACTCAGGCTCATCAACATTCCGGTGGTTTCCGGGTGCAGGGCGGCATTCCGCCCCCTGTCAGCACTTCAGCTCTTTGAACGATTCGGCATAATTGTTCCGTTCCTCTGGAAAGCCGGGAAATTCGTTCCTGAACCCACTCACGATATCATTGTCGACAACACGACCTCCCTCTTCCTTTTTGGCCGGGCAGAATCCATTGTCACTGCGATCCGGGAAGAGTTCAATGCCGATGGATGTTCAGACGCTTTTGCGGTGATCGCAGGATATGGGGATGTCGGTGCCGGTGCGTACCAGGAACTCCATGCATCCGGCGTCACCTGCATAGTAGTGGATTCAAAACAACATGCCGTAGAACAGGTTATCGGCAATGCTGAGGATGAGAGTGTATTAAAAAAGGCCCGCATTGAAGAAGCACGGTTCTGTATTGTTGCCTTAAACGATGACGATGTGAATATTTTTACCACGCTCATGACCCGGAACCTCAACCCGGACATACGGATCCTTGCCCGTGCCAATGAACCGGCAACGGTTGAAAAGCTCTACCGGGCGGGTGCGGATTACGTGGCCCTCCTGCCCATGATCGGGGGACAGACAATCGCGAGGATCATCCTTGCTGATTCTGCCACCATTCTTCTCGAACTGCCAAACAGCGATCTGGTGATCCTCAAACATGCCAATAAATCGTACTCGAAACCCCTGAAATGGTTCACCAGAAAAACAGGAGTCAGGATCATCGGTATCGAGAGCCAGAGCCGTTCAATCATCGCCCCGGAGGCAGAAGAGATCATTTTAGAAGGGGATGCTCTCATTGCAGTGGGAGATACCGAACAGTTGAAAAAGTTCATTCATCTAGTATAA
- a CDS encoding DUF460 domain-containing protein: MRDRLNVFGIDIIKGSVRSRTRRPVYALVRMQGPTIVSESEVSLYRLFRMLREEQPDILAVDSLQEIAADQRELYFFLQGLPPQTRLVQVTGGERKETLGKVAARYNISFNRFDPFAEARTTAQVASLGAGAEVIAFENESEIIVSRHRSPGKGGWSQNRYVRKIHGAVQLKGREIEQALVAAGLRYDKKETRAFGGCSRVVFRVFTTRDQVPVSTYRGSDVQVRINGKRLERIRYRPLSGKPRYLIVGIDPGTTTAFAALDLDGNLLHLQSSRQMNMGDVIESLYKVGKPLIIASDVQDMPFSVEKIRRAFSAIAYTPKQDVSVETKLELTAPFSYGNDHERDALSAALDAYRQYRHKFQNLIKRIPPGHDLDEVRARVIRGQSLEHVLGEMNDVPPPALQREAPPVRVEEKHDERVRMLDGMVKRLRTFVAELQEECKGKDYEIHRLQARIRKVHTSRDAELAKDTEVIKKDAVISSLKKHLRKEERHNRNLAKRLARIKQFAELSMDGEVLPVKVMDALTKDSLRKLADDVGIEEGDIVFVTRIDGWGRSVVKDLAEMRVKAVVVGVAVLAGSDPLLLPAFREAGVPLLTDKEAGVQVRGKQGLCGKDALDMALLQWQGVQIRHEREKKTEMIEHIFKEYKSERGKEVKKSG, translated from the coding sequence ATGCGTGACCGGCTGAACGTTTTTGGCATCGATATCATCAAGGGATCGGTGAGATCGCGTACCCGCAGGCCGGTCTATGCCCTGGTCCGGATGCAAGGCCCGACGATCGTCAGCGAATCCGAAGTTTCGCTGTACCGGCTTTTCCGTATGCTGAGGGAGGAACAACCCGATATCCTTGCCGTTGACAGCCTGCAGGAAATTGCTGCGGACCAGCGCGAACTCTACTTCTTTTTGCAGGGTCTGCCCCCGCAGACCCGGCTCGTTCAGGTAACCGGGGGTGAGCGCAAAGAGACGCTTGGTAAGGTTGCAGCCCGGTACAATATCAGTTTCAACCGGTTCGATCCCTTTGCGGAAGCCCGGACAACCGCACAGGTTGCCTCGCTTGGTGCGGGTGCCGAAGTGATCGCGTTTGAGAACGAGAGCGAGATCATCGTGAGCCGGCACCGCTCACCGGGAAAGGGCGGGTGGAGCCAGAACCGGTACGTGCGAAAGATTCACGGTGCGGTCCAACTCAAGGGGCGGGAGATCGAGCAGGCGCTTGTCGCAGCCGGGCTGAGGTATGACAAGAAAGAGACCCGGGCATTCGGCGGGTGCAGCCGGGTGGTATTCCGGGTCTTTACTACCCGGGACCAGGTCCCCGTTTCAACCTACCGGGGCTCCGATGTGCAGGTGCGGATCAATGGCAAGCGGCTCGAACGGATCCGTTATCGCCCGCTCTCGGGAAAGCCGCGGTACCTGATTGTCGGGATCGACCCGGGGACTACTACTGCTTTTGCCGCATTGGATCTCGATGGGAACCTGTTGCATCTCCAGAGCTCCCGGCAGATGAATATGGGGGATGTGATCGAGTCACTCTACAAAGTGGGAAAACCCCTCATCATTGCATCCGATGTGCAGGATATGCCCTTTTCTGTCGAGAAGATCCGCCGGGCGTTCAGCGCGATTGCCTATACCCCGAAACAGGACGTGAGTGTCGAGACCAAGCTGGAGCTTACCGCACCATTCTCCTATGGAAATGATCACGAGCGGGACGCGCTCTCAGCAGCTCTCGATGCATACCGCCAGTACCGGCACAAGTTCCAGAACCTGATAAAGCGGATTCCCCCGGGCCACGATCTCGATGAAGTCCGGGCACGGGTGATCCGCGGGCAGTCGCTGGAACATGTGCTCGGCGAGATGAATGATGTCCCTCCCCCTGCCCTCCAACGGGAAGCGCCTCCTGTCCGTGTTGAAGAAAAACATGATGAACGGGTGCGGATGCTGGACGGGATGGTTAAGCGACTCCGCACGTTTGTTGCAGAACTGCAGGAAGAGTGCAAGGGAAAAGATTACGAGATCCATCGCCTGCAGGCACGTATCCGGAAGGTCCATACCTCCCGGGATGCCGAGCTGGCAAAGGATACCGAGGTAATAAAAAAGGATGCAGTTATCTCCAGCTTAAAAAAACATTTACGAAAAGAGGAACGCCATAACCGGAACCTTGCCAAACGGCTGGCACGGATCAAACAGTTCGCGGAACTTTCCATGGATGGCGAGGTGCTTCCGGTGAAGGTGATGGACGCGCTGACAAAAGACAGTCTTCGAAAACTTGCGGATGATGTGGGAATCGAGGAGGGAGATATTGTCTTTGTCACCCGGATCGACGGCTGGGGCAGGAGCGTTGTGAAGGATCTTGCCGAAATGCGGGTGAAAGCCGTGGTTGTCGGGGTCGCAGTTCTTGCCGGGAGCGATCCGCTGCTCCTTCCTGCATTTCGTGAAGCCGGTGTGCCCCTGCTGACCGATAAGGAGGCGGGCGTCCAGGTGCGGGGAAAGCAGGGACTCTGTGGTAAGGATGCGCTGGATATGGCACTGCTCCAGTGGCAGGGAGTACAGATCCGGCATGAGCGGGAGAAAAAGACGGAAATGATTGAGCACATCTTCAAGGAGTATAAGAGCGAACGGGGTAAGGAGGTAAAAAAGAGTGGATGA
- a CDS encoding tRNA(Ile)-lysidine synthase: MQCSKCPRDAMVFQPYSGLHLCDQHIIADVEAKAKKVIRAQGWLKSGDHIAVPLSIDKSSSALLYFLKKLTAERRDIRISAIMIDDGTSDPTDTLHLKRIAERLDTECITGSWGGKSGEGVDTVTQRTGEPSASCDGNSHHFLLLEKVAQQHGITKIARGFSVDDVAGAVLESIIRGEVEKLSGKPCPETIPRICPFISVTAAEISLYTGICGFGDEPALSPEQGDELHKDTVTMLESFTNNHPATKYALLNLGENLAVSLLGIAGLIHACEWFAEYQQRCCNNGSIQSEVKDGTA; this comes from the coding sequence ATGCAGTGCAGCAAGTGTCCCCGTGATGCAATGGTTTTCCAGCCCTATTCGGGGCTGCATCTCTGCGATCAGCACATTATTGCCGATGTTGAAGCAAAGGCAAAAAAGGTGATACGTGCACAGGGCTGGCTCAAATCCGGCGATCACATCGCAGTTCCCCTCTCCATCGATAAGAGCAGCAGCGCGCTCCTGTATTTTTTAAAAAAACTTACCGCAGAGCGCCGCGATATAAGGATCAGCGCTATTATGATCGATGACGGAACGAGTGATCCCACCGACACATTACACCTTAAGCGGATTGCAGAGCGGCTGGATACAGAATGTATTACGGGGTCGTGGGGGGGAAAATCAGGTGAGGGGGTTGATACTGTCACGCAGAGAACGGGAGAACCTTCTGCTTCCTGCGATGGTAACTCCCATCACTTCCTTCTGCTCGAAAAGGTTGCTCAACAACACGGGATCACAAAAATTGCACGGGGTTTCTCTGTCGATGATGTAGCGGGTGCGGTGCTGGAGAGCATCATCCGGGGGGAGGTGGAGAAGCTGAGCGGAAAACCATGTCCGGAAACAATTCCCCGGATCTGTCCGTTCATATCAGTCACTGCAGCAGAAATATCCCTGTATACCGGAATCTGCGGGTTTGGCGATGAACCGGCACTCAGCCCGGAACAGGGAGACGAACTGCACAAGGATACGGTCACTATGCTGGAAAGCTTTACAAATAATCATCCTGCAACAAAATACGCACTCCTGAATCTGGGAGAAAACCTGGCAGTATCCCTCCTGGGAATCGCAGGTCTCATCCATGCGTGTGAATGGTTCGCGGAATACCAGCAAAGGTGTTGCAATAACGGTTCAATACAGAGTGAGGTGAAAGATGGCACAGCCTAA
- the thiL gene encoding thiamine-phosphate kinase: MDDRELLNVVMGVVGRENCLDDCAELPCGEQIMVVTTDMLHRTTDFVEGMTDWQAGWMSAAVTLSDIASMGAAPKYLLIAVGLDDWKSLSGVMQGAQDCCKKYGAAIIGGDIDRHGELTIVTTGMGLVDKDSIVRRKGARPGDLVCITGTPGQAQAWLDGYLQFEKALFEPQPRVEEGQRLGRAGVSAMMDDSDGIALSLYDLASVNGCGFAIDTAKLPLAAGIPFEQARELALHGGGDYELIFTLSPDKFPVAGVPSTVIGTVVAEKTVTADGRPLAKRGYQHRWE, from the coding sequence GTGGATGACCGCGAGCTCCTGAACGTGGTGATGGGTGTAGTCGGGCGGGAGAACTGCCTTGATGATTGTGCTGAGCTGCCCTGTGGTGAACAGATCATGGTAGTGACTACCGATATGCTCCACCGGACTACCGATTTTGTCGAAGGAATGACCGACTGGCAGGCCGGCTGGATGAGTGCTGCAGTCACCCTCTCGGATATCGCCAGCATGGGTGCAGCCCCGAAATATCTCCTTATCGCCGTAGGGCTTGATGACTGGAAGTCCCTGTCGGGTGTGATGCAGGGTGCACAGGACTGCTGCAAAAAATACGGTGCGGCAATCATTGGTGGCGATATCGACCGGCACGGGGAGCTTACAATAGTAACGACCGGTATGGGACTTGTCGACAAAGACTCTATTGTGCGGCGGAAGGGTGCCCGGCCGGGCGATCTGGTCTGTATCACCGGTACGCCCGGGCAGGCGCAGGCATGGCTTGACGGGTATCTCCAGTTTGAAAAGGCGCTCTTTGAGCCGCAGCCCCGGGTTGAGGAAGGCCAGCGTCTCGGCCGGGCCGGTGTCAGTGCAATGATGGACGACAGCGATGGGATCGCTCTCTCTCTCTATGATTTGGCAAGCGTGAACGGGTGCGGATTTGCAATCGATACGGCAAAACTGCCCCTTGCTGCCGGTATACCCTTTGAGCAGGCACGCGAACTCGCGCTCCATGGCGGCGGGGATTATGAATTGATCTTCACGCTCTCCCCCGACAAATTCCCTGTTGCTGGTGTGCCTTCGACGGTGATCGGAACCGTAGTGGCAGAAAAAACGGTTACCGCTGATGGCCGGCCGCTTGCAAAACGCGGATACCAGCACCGGTGGGAATAA
- a CDS encoding transcription initiation factor IIB: MTEVEKLKTLQSEREALKSRTKQKETEKKAENHTETVCPECGGRQLVHDYERAELVCQSCGLVLDDDFIDRGPEWRAFDHDQRMKRSRVGAPMTFTIHDKGLSTMIDWRNRDSYGRAISSKNRAQLYRLRKWQRRIRVSNATERNLAFALSELDRMASALGLPRNVRETAAVVYRDAVDKNLIRGRSIEGVAAAALYAACRQCNVPRTLDEIAEVSRVSRKEIGRTYRFISRELGLKLLPTSPIDYVPRFCSGLTLKGEVQSRAVEILRQAGERELTSGRGPTGVAAAAIYISSILGGERRTQREVAEVAGVTEVTIRNRYKELAEKLDIEIIL; the protein is encoded by the coding sequence ATGACAGAAGTTGAGAAATTAAAAACTCTCCAGAGTGAGAGGGAAGCGCTCAAGTCGCGGACAAAGCAGAAAGAGACAGAGAAGAAAGCAGAGAACCATACCGAGACGGTCTGTCCTGAGTGCGGCGGGCGACAGCTCGTTCACGATTACGAGCGGGCGGAGCTGGTCTGCCAGAGCTGCGGACTTGTACTCGATGATGATTTTATCGACCGGGGTCCCGAGTGGCGTGCGTTTGACCATGACCAGCGCATGAAGCGCTCACGGGTTGGCGCTCCGATGACCTTTACCATCCACGACAAAGGTCTCTCGACCATGATCGACTGGCGCAACCGCGACAGCTATGGCCGGGCAATCTCGTCCAAGAACCGGGCACAGCTCTACCGGCTCCGCAAGTGGCAGCGCCGTATCCGTGTGAGCAATGCAACCGAACGCAACCTTGCATTTGCACTGTCCGAACTTGACCGGATGGCATCGGCTCTCGGCCTCCCACGAAATGTCCGTGAGACCGCAGCAGTCGTGTACCGTGACGCGGTGGACAAGAACCTGATCCGTGGGCGGAGCATTGAGGGAGTGGCAGCAGCAGCCCTCTACGCGGCCTGCCGGCAGTGTAATGTGCCAAGAACCCTTGATGAGATCGCCGAAGTGTCGCGTGTGTCGAGAAAAGAGATTGGAAGGACATACCGTTTCATCTCCCGTGAACTCGGATTAAAGCTCCTCCCGACTTCTCCCATCGATTACGTGCCGCGCTTCTGCTCGGGACTTACCCTCAAAGGAGAAGTCCAGAGCCGCGCAGTAGAGATTCTCAGGCAGGCCGGGGAACGCGAGTTGACCAGCGGCAGGGGCCCGACCGGTGTTGCAGCAGCCGCAATTTATATCTCCTCGATTCTCGGGGGAGAACGACGCACCCAGCGCGAAGTGGCAGAAGTGGCAGGTGTCACTGAGGTCACCATACGGAACCGGTATAAGGAACTTGCAGAGAAACTCGATATCGAGATCATTCTCTGA
- a CDS encoding glucose-6-phosphate isomerase family protein, protein MLGWDGALPLPSVRTIEEMRSVLADPSCEANAPLYFMYRDLAKSDADRQWLRSHELRYDLTVIPPCTLSGEWVKTKGHYHPKNPVGSGYPEVYEVLEGEAKYLLQSRRLDDVVMISAHEGDIVIIPPEYGHISINPSADKTLAMANIVSTAFESEYGEYETLHGAAYYAMSNGSLKKNPYYPKIPELRYPGTPWRSTVSRFCRGPLYNLIGDEAGLRFLNFPEQYPGIFADLLKG, encoded by the coding sequence ATGCTTGGATGGGATGGGGCTCTCCCTTTGCCTTCAGTCCGGACAATTGAGGAGATGCGGTCTGTCCTTGCCGATCCTTCGTGCGAGGCAAACGCCCCCCTCTATTTTATGTACCGTGATCTGGCAAAGTCAGATGCGGATCGTCAATGGCTGCGCAGTCATGAGCTGCGCTATGATCTTACGGTGATTCCTCCCTGTACACTCAGCGGCGAATGGGTGAAGACCAAAGGACATTATCACCCGAAAAATCCGGTAGGGTCAGGCTATCCGGAAGTCTATGAGGTATTGGAAGGCGAAGCGAAGTACCTGCTCCAGTCGCGGAGGCTGGATGATGTGGTAATGATCTCTGCACATGAGGGCGACATCGTCATTATCCCCCCGGAGTATGGGCATATCTCCATCAATCCTTCTGCTGACAAGACTCTTGCAATGGCTAATATTGTTTCTACCGCATTCGAGAGCGAGTATGGTGAATACGAGACTCTCCACGGGGCTGCGTATTATGCAATGAGTAATGGCAGCCTGAAGAAAAATCCCTATTATCCGAAGATACCCGAGCTCCGGTATCCCGGCACCCCCTGGAGATCCACAGTAAGCCGGTTCTGCAGGGGGCCCCTTTACAATCTTATCGGGGATGAGGCCGGGCTCAGGTTTCTCAATTTCCCGGAACAATATCCCGGCATTTTTGCAGATCTGCTAAAAGGTTAG
- a CDS encoding PEGA domain-containing protein, with protein MSRVSGSYTTSIVIFFAILIIILPVSAYNVTLYGTNSGFDTVLHNDSVVVLQSIPGSAGTDLDSNITRFIQPSADVIILGGEDTFSLSTAAKIEAAVAEGKILVVTYPCNRLFNASLPAYNNGTVPGGQFLEVSDPTAAASKEIFAGLPTRFSLQGAAPENGQVVTRNGSVTVLNYDTGMPALLYGTYGKGYVIEWTTRPVPSYMNGGTADTILDRLITRLLPVPAPIPTTLVTPQQTTVMTALPETSITTPPPVPSETPIPTTGNVTAYSSPPGASILIDGIYYGTTPANLTGIQQGTHIIRLTQSGYYDYEGSIYVIPGQTSHAFGTLPPLNQVQAAATPVSIIVPVVTAEPTQAKGLFENSSIVVAIIGVITAMIAAGATIFSHVMKAKKE; from the coding sequence ATGTCACGCGTAAGCGGATCATATACCACATCAATAGTAATTTTCTTTGCAATTCTGATAATCATACTACCGGTCAGCGCCTATAATGTCACCCTCTATGGTACAAATTCCGGGTTCGATACGGTGCTTCACAATGATTCGGTTGTGGTTCTGCAGTCGATTCCGGGATCCGCAGGAACCGATCTTGACAGCAACATAACCCGTTTCATCCAGCCTTCCGCAGATGTGATCATTCTTGGCGGAGAAGATACCTTTAGCCTGTCAACTGCGGCGAAGATCGAGGCGGCAGTAGCAGAGGGTAAAATCCTTGTTGTCACGTATCCCTGTAACCGTCTTTTTAATGCAAGCCTGCCGGCTTACAATAACGGAACTGTCCCGGGCGGGCAATTTCTTGAAGTATCCGATCCAACTGCTGCTGCTTCCAAAGAAATTTTTGCGGGGCTGCCGACCCGGTTTTCATTGCAGGGTGCAGCACCCGAAAACGGGCAGGTGGTTACCCGGAACGGTTCTGTTACGGTACTGAATTATGATACCGGGATGCCTGCCCTTCTTTACGGCACGTACGGGAAGGGGTACGTGATCGAGTGGACAACAAGACCCGTCCCGTCATACATGAACGGCGGGACAGCCGATACCATCCTTGACCGGCTGATAACCCGGTTACTGCCTGTACCCGCTCCTATTCCGACAACACTGGTCACTCCCCAACAAACCACGGTAATGACCGCCCTGCCGGAAACCTCCATTACGACTCCCCCTCCTGTTCCATCAGAAACACCCATACCAACAACAGGAAACGTGACGGCGTACTCATCTCCCCCCGGGGCCAGTATCCTCATTGACGGGATATATTACGGGACAACCCCGGCAAACCTGACCGGAATCCAGCAGGGGACTCACATCATCCGGCTTACCCAGAGCGGGTACTATGATTACGAGGGGAGTATCTATGTAATCCCGGGTCAGACATCCCATGCATTCGGGACTCTTCCCCCCCTGAACCAGGTCCAGGCAGCCGCGACACCGGTGTCGATCATAGTACCGGTGGTAACGGCTGAGCCTACGCAGGCCAAGGGATTGTTCGAAAACTCGAGCATTGTTGTTGCCATAATCGGGGTAATTACCGCAATGATCGCGGCGGGAGCCACAATATTTTCCCATGTAATGAAGGCTAAAAAAGAGTGA
- a CDS encoding NAD+ synthase, translating into MATDLGCRLGQIEQMIRYAYWNSGCTGIVIGVSGGVDSAVAATFCCRAIGPEKVLGLSLPSAISNPEDCKDAATLCGRLGMEHRVVSIEPMLEGFRAMTGYTGSRYLTGNLMARIRMAVVYYYANLDHRLVCGTSNRSEYMLGYCTKYGDNAADLQPILHLYKDEVYEAARELDIPDPILKKAPSAGLWEGQSDEREIGLSYAEIDAALRALEQHQWKAATPTEEKVLALVKKSEHKRLSAPNLLADLQKCRDIVPGN; encoded by the coding sequence ATGGCAACAGATCTTGGGTGCAGGTTGGGACAGATCGAACAGATGATCCGGTACGCTTACTGGAACAGCGGATGCACGGGTATTGTCATCGGCGTGAGCGGGGGTGTAGACTCTGCGGTAGCAGCAACGTTCTGCTGCCGGGCGATCGGCCCTGAAAAGGTACTTGGGCTTTCACTTCCCTCTGCAATCAGTAATCCTGAAGACTGCAAAGATGCTGCAACACTCTGTGGACGGCTTGGTATGGAACACAGGGTAGTCAGTATTGAACCGATGCTTGAAGGATTCCGGGCCATGACGGGATATACCGGATCCCGGTACCTGACCGGGAACCTTATGGCGCGGATACGGATGGCTGTAGTCTATTATTATGCCAATCTCGATCACCGGCTGGTCTGCGGGACATCCAACCGGAGCGAGTATATGCTCGGCTACTGCACCAAATACGGGGATAATGCAGCTGACCTCCAGCCGATCCTTCACCTGTATAAGGACGAAGTCTATGAAGCAGCACGGGAACTGGACATCCCGGATCCTATCCTGAAAAAAGCCCCGTCTGCCGGGTTATGGGAAGGCCAGAGTGACGAACGGGAGATCGGGCTTTCCTATGCCGAGATCGATGCAGCGTTACGGGCTCTTGAGCAACACCAGTGGAAGGCAGCAACGCCCACTGAAGAAAAAGTCCTTGCATTGGTGAAAAAAAGCGAGCACAAGCGGCTCTCAGCACCTAACCTTTTAGCAGATCTGCAAAAATGCCGGGATATTGTTCCGGGAAATTGA
- a CDS encoding RIO1 family regulatory kinase/ATPase, with protein MAVSAEHIRTLHKYEKTILSVLERQMSRYSWVPLEQLITSTGFAESEVNYRLARLIEWGMVRFNPVPYDGYALVFGGYDTLALASLTRKGIISALGAPLGEGKESVVYEALGLGPVAIKFHRIGSRSFNSARVNREYMAEGHCPWLIASKLSAEREYKALVALHPKVSVPLPIAQNRHTVVMALIRGANLSRCRLEAPAAVLDEILANVHNAYHAGVIHADLSEYNILMEDGRCVFIDWPQWIETTHPNAETILNRDIDNILTYFKRKYQLTYDREDAIQCVTG; from the coding sequence ATGGCTGTCTCTGCGGAACACATCCGCACCCTGCATAAATACGAAAAGACCATTCTTTCGGTGCTTGAGCGCCAGATGTCACGCTATTCCTGGGTTCCCCTGGAACAACTCATAACCAGTACCGGATTCGCAGAATCCGAAGTGAATTACCGGTTAGCCCGCCTGATCGAGTGGGGCATGGTCCGGTTCAACCCGGTACCCTACGATGGGTATGCCCTTGTTTTTGGGGGATATGACACGCTTGCACTTGCAAGTCTCACCCGGAAAGGGATTATATCGGCTCTGGGGGCCCCGCTTGGGGAAGGCAAGGAATCAGTTGTCTATGAGGCTCTGGGTCTCGGGCCGGTTGCCATCAAGTTCCACCGGATTGGGAGCCGATCCTTCAATTCAGCACGGGTCAACCGGGAGTACATGGCCGAGGGGCATTGTCCCTGGCTCATCGCATCGAAGCTCTCTGCCGAACGGGAGTATAAGGCATTGGTAGCTCTTCACCCGAAGGTCAGCGTTCCGCTCCCCATCGCACAGAACCGGCATACCGTCGTGATGGCGCTTATCCGGGGAGCGAACCTCAGCCGCTGTCGGCTGGAAGCTCCTGCCGCTGTGCTGGATGAGATCCTGGCAAATGTCCATAATGCCTACCATGCCGGGGTCATCCATGCCGATCTCTCGGAATATAACATACTTATGGAAGACGGCAGGTGCGTGTTCATCGACTGGCCCCAGTGGATAGAGACCACTCACCCGAATGCAGAAACCATCCTTAACCGGGATATTGATAACATCCTCACGTATTTTAAACGGAAATACCAACTCACGTATGACCGTGAGGATGCGATTCAATGCGTGACCGGCTGA